In Paramisgurnus dabryanus chromosome 7, PD_genome_1.1, whole genome shotgun sequence, the following are encoded in one genomic region:
- the sp3b gene encoding transcription factor Sp3 isoform X1: MTAPEQPAKQQEMAALDVDSSQSDFLQTASGAQDQTTDLTAIQLTGSSDRWEVLTPVSSAKDDTTVVHVSSGGLLSSNGQYVVPLQTMAGQTQPIFVTAGVDGTSANGVQYQVIPQLQGTDGASLSYAAHTADGGTLGDIAILPDGTQGIATSANDLQGLLSQAGHVQQIPTVSLAGSGFGAQGQVVANMGLPGNITLVPLNSLSNMDLESLGLAGAQTIATSVTADGQLIMTGPTTATSENQGENGGGKCAEHLNANNANAFVPTTTSSTTTSLPETIDGTGVLTQATAVSAGQQDPSYIQQNHNAGTEPVVQLLPAQSADGSAQTLQSVQLLNAGTFLIQAQTVSPTGQIQWQTFQVQGVQNLQNLQLPTAGGVSSPQITLAPVQTLSLGQSGTTGGVGQIPNLQTVTVNSVGQYQQDDNTEGHSDIHIKEEPESDDWPNSTLNPSDLSHLRVRLVEEDMDGAGQEGKRLRRVACTCPNCKEAGGRGSGMGKKKQHICHIPGCGKVYGKTSHLRAHLRWHSGERPFICSWSYCGKRFTRSDELQRHRRTHTGEKKFVCPECSKRFMRSDHLAKHIKTHQNKKGLNTNAVAGQTDGAPPSDTIITGGGATLILTNLQQAGAQDLLSNSDLPLQLVTVSASEVME, from the exons ATGACTG CCCCAGAACAGCCAGCGAAACAGCAGGAAATGGCTGCCTTGGACGTGGACAGCAGTCAGAGTGACTTTCTGCAGACCGCCAGCGGCGCCCAGGACCAG ACCACAGACCTCACAGCAATCCAGTTGACGGGCTCCTCTGATCGGTGGGAGGTTCTAACACCCGTTAGTTCAGCGAAAGACGATACAACGGTAGTGCATGTATCCAGCGGAGGACTCCTGAGCAGCAATGGGCAATATGTGGTGCCACTACAGACTATGGCCGGGCAGACCCAGCCCATTTTTGTTACAGCTGGTGTAGATGGCACCAGTGCCAATGGGGTGCAGTACCAGGTCATACCGCAGCTCCAGGGGACGGATGGGGCGTCATTAAGCTATGCAGCACACACTGCAGACGGAGGCACCCTGGGAGACATTGCTATCCTTCCGGATGGAACGCAAGGAATCGCCACCAGTGCTAATGACCTCCAGGGCCTACTCAGTCAAGCAGGGCATGTACAACAGATTCCTACCGTCTCACTGGCCGGCTCAGGGTTTGGTGCGCAGGGCCAGGTTGTCGCTAACATGGGGCTGCCAGGCAATATCACGTTGGTGCCGTTAAATAGCTTGAGTAACATGGATCTCGAGTCCCTGGGATTGGCTGGCGCTCAGACCATTGCAACAAGTGTAACGGCAGATGGCCAGCTCATCATGACCGGTCCCACCACTGCAACAAGTGAGAACCAGGGTGAAAACGGAGGTGGAAAATGTGCCGAGCACCTCAACGCCAACAATGCTAATGCCTTCGTGCCAACGACCACCTCTTCTACAACGACGTCGCTGCCCGAAACAATAGACGGGACCGGAGTTCTCACGCAAGCTACTGCCGTGTCCGCCGGCCAGCAGGATCCGTCCTACATCCAGCAGAACCACAATGCTGGCACCGAACCGGTAGTGCAACTTTTACCTGCACAGTCGGCAGATGGATCAGCGCAGACACTACAAAGCGTGCAGCTGCTGAATGCTGGTACATTTCTAATTCAAGCCCAAACCGTCTCTCCCACCGGGCAAATCCAGTGGCAGACCTTCCAGGTCCAGGGAGTTCAGAACCTGCAAAATCTACAGCTGCCGACTGCTGGTGGGGTCTCGTCCCCTCAGATAACCCTTGCCCCGGTGCAGACCCTTTCTCTTGGGCAGTCTGGTACCACGGGGGGAGTTGGTCAGATCCCGAATCTTCAGACAGTTACAGTCAACTCTGTTGGTCAGTACCAGCAAGATGATAACACAGAAGGCCACTCGG ATATTCATATTAAAGAAGAGCCTGAGTCAGACGATTGGCCAAATTCCACACTGAACCCCAGTGATTTGTCACATCTTCGTGTGCGGTTGGTTGAGGAGGATATGGATGGGGCAGGGCAAGAGGGAAAGAGGCTGCGTAGGGTAGCCTGCACGTGTCCTAACTGCAAAGAGGCTGGAGGAAG AGGTTCAGGTATGGGGAAAAAGAAACAACACATTTGTCATATCCCAGGGTGCGGTAAGGTGTACGGTAAGACATCTCACCTGCGAGCTCACCTGCGCTGGCACTCAGGAGAGCGACCCTTCATTTGCTCATGGAGTTACTGCGGAAAGCGGTTCACCCGCAGCGACGAACTCCAGCGTCACCGCAGAACACACACAG GAGAGAAGAAATTTGTGTGTCCAGAGTGCTCAAAACGTTTCATGCGCAGCGACCATTTGGCCAAACACATTAAAACTCACCAGAACAAAAAAGGGCTAAACACCAACGCTGTGGCTGGTCAGACAGACGGTGCACCCCCCTCGGACACCATCATCACGGGGGGTGGAGCCACACTTATCCTGACCAATCTGCAACAGGCTGGCGCCCAGGACCTCCTTTCAAACTCCGACCTCCCGCTCCAGCTGGTCACTGTGTCTGCCAGTGAAGTTATGGAGTGA
- the sp3b gene encoding transcription factor Sp3 isoform X2: MAALDVDSSQSDFLQTASGAQDQTTDLTAIQLTGSSDRWEVLTPVSSAKDDTTVVHVSSGGLLSSNGQYVVPLQTMAGQTQPIFVTAGVDGTSANGVQYQVIPQLQGTDGASLSYAAHTADGGTLGDIAILPDGTQGIATSANDLQGLLSQAGHVQQIPTVSLAGSGFGAQGQVVANMGLPGNITLVPLNSLSNMDLESLGLAGAQTIATSVTADGQLIMTGPTTATSENQGENGGGKCAEHLNANNANAFVPTTTSSTTTSLPETIDGTGVLTQATAVSAGQQDPSYIQQNHNAGTEPVVQLLPAQSADGSAQTLQSVQLLNAGTFLIQAQTVSPTGQIQWQTFQVQGVQNLQNLQLPTAGGVSSPQITLAPVQTLSLGQSGTTGGVGQIPNLQTVTVNSVGQYQQDDNTEGHSDIHIKEEPESDDWPNSTLNPSDLSHLRVRLVEEDMDGAGQEGKRLRRVACTCPNCKEAGGRGSGMGKKKQHICHIPGCGKVYGKTSHLRAHLRWHSGERPFICSWSYCGKRFTRSDELQRHRRTHTGEKKFVCPECSKRFMRSDHLAKHIKTHQNKKGLNTNAVAGQTDGAPPSDTIITGGGATLILTNLQQAGAQDLLSNSDLPLQLVTVSASEVME, translated from the exons ATGGCTGCCTTGGACGTGGACAGCAGTCAGAGTGACTTTCTGCAGACCGCCAGCGGCGCCCAGGACCAG ACCACAGACCTCACAGCAATCCAGTTGACGGGCTCCTCTGATCGGTGGGAGGTTCTAACACCCGTTAGTTCAGCGAAAGACGATACAACGGTAGTGCATGTATCCAGCGGAGGACTCCTGAGCAGCAATGGGCAATATGTGGTGCCACTACAGACTATGGCCGGGCAGACCCAGCCCATTTTTGTTACAGCTGGTGTAGATGGCACCAGTGCCAATGGGGTGCAGTACCAGGTCATACCGCAGCTCCAGGGGACGGATGGGGCGTCATTAAGCTATGCAGCACACACTGCAGACGGAGGCACCCTGGGAGACATTGCTATCCTTCCGGATGGAACGCAAGGAATCGCCACCAGTGCTAATGACCTCCAGGGCCTACTCAGTCAAGCAGGGCATGTACAACAGATTCCTACCGTCTCACTGGCCGGCTCAGGGTTTGGTGCGCAGGGCCAGGTTGTCGCTAACATGGGGCTGCCAGGCAATATCACGTTGGTGCCGTTAAATAGCTTGAGTAACATGGATCTCGAGTCCCTGGGATTGGCTGGCGCTCAGACCATTGCAACAAGTGTAACGGCAGATGGCCAGCTCATCATGACCGGTCCCACCACTGCAACAAGTGAGAACCAGGGTGAAAACGGAGGTGGAAAATGTGCCGAGCACCTCAACGCCAACAATGCTAATGCCTTCGTGCCAACGACCACCTCTTCTACAACGACGTCGCTGCCCGAAACAATAGACGGGACCGGAGTTCTCACGCAAGCTACTGCCGTGTCCGCCGGCCAGCAGGATCCGTCCTACATCCAGCAGAACCACAATGCTGGCACCGAACCGGTAGTGCAACTTTTACCTGCACAGTCGGCAGATGGATCAGCGCAGACACTACAAAGCGTGCAGCTGCTGAATGCTGGTACATTTCTAATTCAAGCCCAAACCGTCTCTCCCACCGGGCAAATCCAGTGGCAGACCTTCCAGGTCCAGGGAGTTCAGAACCTGCAAAATCTACAGCTGCCGACTGCTGGTGGGGTCTCGTCCCCTCAGATAACCCTTGCCCCGGTGCAGACCCTTTCTCTTGGGCAGTCTGGTACCACGGGGGGAGTTGGTCAGATCCCGAATCTTCAGACAGTTACAGTCAACTCTGTTGGTCAGTACCAGCAAGATGATAACACAGAAGGCCACTCGG ATATTCATATTAAAGAAGAGCCTGAGTCAGACGATTGGCCAAATTCCACACTGAACCCCAGTGATTTGTCACATCTTCGTGTGCGGTTGGTTGAGGAGGATATGGATGGGGCAGGGCAAGAGGGAAAGAGGCTGCGTAGGGTAGCCTGCACGTGTCCTAACTGCAAAGAGGCTGGAGGAAG AGGTTCAGGTATGGGGAAAAAGAAACAACACATTTGTCATATCCCAGGGTGCGGTAAGGTGTACGGTAAGACATCTCACCTGCGAGCTCACCTGCGCTGGCACTCAGGAGAGCGACCCTTCATTTGCTCATGGAGTTACTGCGGAAAGCGGTTCACCCGCAGCGACGAACTCCAGCGTCACCGCAGAACACACACAG GAGAGAAGAAATTTGTGTGTCCAGAGTGCTCAAAACGTTTCATGCGCAGCGACCATTTGGCCAAACACATTAAAACTCACCAGAACAAAAAAGGGCTAAACACCAACGCTGTGGCTGGTCAGACAGACGGTGCACCCCCCTCGGACACCATCATCACGGGGGGTGGAGCCACACTTATCCTGACCAATCTGCAACAGGCTGGCGCCCAGGACCTCCTTTCAAACTCCGACCTCCCGCTCCAGCTGGTCACTGTGTCTGCCAGTGAAGTTATGGAGTGA